In Patescibacteria group bacterium, the genomic window GCCGCTATTCCTTTCACCGGCGCACCATGGCGCGCGTATGGCGTGCTCATTTTTTCTCTGTGGGGAATGTCAGTCATTCCTGAAGTGGCAGAGGTATCATCGCGCCGGAATTTAGGCGAGGTGGTGGCGGGCGGAGTTATTCTTTCCTTCCTTGCGTCTGCGCTCTTCGTGCTCATTGCCCTGGGGGTGAGCGACGGCGCCATTTCCGCGGACGCGCTTAGCTCATTAAGCATGCACCTTGGGAAAGGGGTGAGACTGTTCGGATTCGGATTCGGCGTACTCGCCACCTTTACGTCATACCTCACGCTCACCCGCGTCACCGTGGATATGCTGCGATATGATTTCCGCATTGGCACCGTCGTATCATTTATCTCGGCAACGGTTATCCCCCTCATACTCCTCCTCATGGGATTCAATGATTTTATCACCGTGCTTGCGATCACCGGCGCCGTCAGCCTTGGTATAGAAGGCATTCTCGTGATGATGATCGAGGAGCATGCGGTCCGAGAGCGCCCGCAGCAGAAGATATTTCATATGCCGTCCTTCGTGAGAAATACGGTGATTTTATTATTATGCATCGGTATTTCCCTTGAGCTTCTTGCGACCATAGGGGTATTGAAATAGCAGCTTGCCAATGATCTGCCTGCGATATACACTTTCATTAGATGAACACTTTATTACATAATGAAAAATTTTCACAGGTTTCAAAACGAAACCTGATACATGAGCACGTTCTCCTCTGCCGGTTTTTGTTGCCTTTAAGCATTCTCCTCTCTTTCATATTTCTCCCACCCTCCGCACAATCCGCCTCATGCCTCCCCCTTCCTTCAGACGCCGCACACTGGTGGCGCGCCGAAGGCAATGCGCAGGACAGCCTGGGCTTAAACCACGGCGCCTTGGAAGGAGGCACTCTCTATGAAGCCGGTAAAGTAGGTCAGGGATTTAGCTTTGACGGCATTGACGATCTGGTGCAGATACCCACCCAAGGATTCCCCGCAGGAGCAAGCGATCGCACCCTGGAAGTATGGGTTAAGATTGACGCCCTGGTTGTCCAGGAGGCGTATTTTGCAGGCTACGGCCTGTTCGGCGCCACTGGCGCGTCGTACAATATTGGCGCAAGCTTCGGCAGGCTCTATTTCTCCTCATGGGGGCCTGACCTGTTCGGGCCGCAGGTCGAGTTAGGACAGTGGCACCACGTTGCCGTGACCAATGTCGGCAGCTTCGTCACGCTCTACCTCGATGGCGTGTCCGTGAACAGCGCTTCACTCCCCATCGATGTCCCCCCTGAAGGCACGCAGTTCTTTATAGGTAAGGTCGGAGGGGAGTACGGCGATATCAGGCGGCTGCAAGGCCAGGTGGATGAGGTGAGCCTCTACACCCGCGCCCTCACGGCTGAAGAAATTGCCGCCATCTATCAGGCAGGCTCTTTAGGCAAATGTGCTCCAGGATCACCCGCGAACCACCCTCCCATCCTCTCCTTTTCGCAAGAGACCGGCTATGTCACCGACGGCATCAATCCTGACAAGGGCACAGCCAATCTTACTCCACTCGCCTTCAAAGTCATCTACACCGACCACGACAACGACCCGCCGCAGAGTCTCTTACTCCACATCGATACCGGCACCGTCAATCTTGACCCCATCCCTCTCATTCCCGATACTGGCGACACTGTTCCCTCCATACTCAAAGACGGCAACTTTTCCAACGGCGAACAGTACGCTTACACCAGCACCTTCCCCAAGGGAAATTACCAATACCATTTCGAAACCAGCGACGGCGAAACAACCGCGCGTCTGCCTGCTGCAGGTGAGTTGAACTTTACTGTCGATTACCAGCCAGTCATCCTCATCCATGGGATTGCAGGATCAAGGAACTTGGACGTGATGTTCGGGGGCATCCTTTCCAATAACTGGAAACTCAACGGCAATGCCTACCTAGATCTTATACACACTCTTACCGATGCGGGATATACACAAGGACAAGATTTATTCATTGCCTTTTACGACTGGCGCCAAGATAACGCCCAGTCGGCCGCGCAGTACCTTGTTCCTATTATTGACGAAGCAAAGAGCAGGACCGGGCAAAGCAAAGTGGATATTGTGGCGCATTCAATGGGGGGGCTAGTCGCCCGAAGCTATATCCAAAGCGCCGGGTATCGTAACGACGTGGATCAACTCTTACTCATTGGCACCCCGAATCAAGGCTCGAGTGATTCATATCTAATTTGGGAGGGAGGGCAATTGCCGGAGGATTGGAGTTCATCTATGAAATGGATTGTAAGGGCATACGTCGAGTATCTACGTGACAAATTATTCCCCCCACAAACCACTGTAAGCGCTATTCAAGAAAATATTCCCTCTATTGGCCAACTCCTCCCCACCTACGGTTTTCTTGTTGAGAATGATACTAACAATGTCATCACGCTCGCGAACCCTTATCTTGACGGCCTGAATGCAGGGATCGGCACGCTTTCTCCGCGCGTAGGCGACCTCCTCGTAATTGCTGGAGATGAGGTGGCCACGATTGAAAAAATCCTTGTGGAAGATCGAAGTTCTATAGATGCACTCCAAAATCAATGGGAACATGGTAAGCCGAATCCGAATCCTCCCCTGAAAGACTCCCAAGACGGCGACAACCGTGTCTTGCTTTCCAGCGCTTCAATTCTTAGCGTCACCCGACTGTTATACGGGAACGGCAGACACGACCGTTTGCCCACACTTGCTCAGCAGGACGTGGTAGAGGCGCTTATGGGTACCCGTCCATCCACTATCTACGATACTCCTGATCCGTCTCGCATTTTGGGCGTTATGGTGGCCTCTCCTGTGGAAATTGAGATAACGGACAGTGAAGGGAAGATGGTCTCCAGAACACTCTCCGAAATTCCCGGTGCCGAGTTTGACGCAGAAACCAATCCCATGGGCGTCAAGATGATCATGATTCCTGATCCAGGTGATGGCGTTTACACTATCAAACTCGCCGGCACTGACAATGGCACCTATCACCTGATTACTGCTTTCATCGATGAAGACACGGACTCGTCCAAAACGTTCACCGGAGAGGCGCGAATGGACGAAATCATTGAATATCGAATCATACTTAATGGTGAGAGCAATGAAATTCCTCTCGTCACAGAGATCATTGACGGAGAGCCGCCCGCGGCGGTCATCACGCAACCTCAAGATAACTCAACTCATTCTGACGCCGAGATTCTCCCAATGGAGCTGGTGAGCGCCGATCGCCTCTCGGGGATTAAGGAATCAAGGCTCTTTTTTGACGGCGCCGTCTTTGCCGCTTCCCCCACGCCCACCACCACCGCATCCGCTGATCTCTCTCTCGTGTCCCTCGGTATGCATACCGTCAGGGGCGAGGCGGATGAC contains:
- a CDS encoding LamG-like jellyroll fold domain-containing protein; this encodes MLPLSILLSFIFLPPSAQSASCLPLPSDAAHWWRAEGNAQDSLGLNHGALEGGTLYEAGKVGQGFSFDGIDDLVQIPTQGFPAGASDRTLEVWVKIDALVVQEAYFAGYGLFGATGASYNIGASFGRLYFSSWGPDLFGPQVELGQWHHVAVTNVGSFVTLYLDGVSVNSASLPIDVPPEGTQFFIGKVGGEYGDIRRLQGQVDEVSLYTRALTAEEIAAIYQAGSLGKCAPGSPANHPPILSFSQETGYVTDGINPDKGTANLTPLAFKVIYTDHDNDPPQSLLLHIDTGTVNLDPIPLIPDTGDTVPSILKDGNFSNGEQYAYTSTFPKGNYQYHFETSDGETTARLPAAGELNFTVDYQPVILIHGIAGSRNLDVMFGGILSNNWKLNGNAYLDLIHTLTDAGYTQGQDLFIAFYDWRQDNAQSAAQYLVPIIDEAKSRTGQSKVDIVAHSMGGLVARSYIQSAGYRNDVDQLLLIGTPNQGSSDSYLIWEGGQLPEDWSSSMKWIVRAYVEYLRDKLFPPQTTVSAIQENIPSIGQLLPTYGFLVENDTNNVITLANPYLDGLNAGIGTLSPRVGDLLVIAGDEVATIEKILVEDRSSIDALQNQWEHGKPNPNPPLKDSQDGDNRVLLSSASILSVTRLLYGNGRHDRLPTLAQQDVVEALMGTRPSTIYDTPDPSRILGVMVASPVEIEITDSEGKMVSRTLSEIPGAEFDAETNPMGVKMIMIPDPGDGVYTIKLAGTDNGTYHLITAFIDEDTDSSKTFTGEARMDEIIEYRIILNGESNEIPLVTEIIDGEPPAAVITQPQDNSTHSDAEILPMELVSADRLSGIKESRLFFDGAVFAASPTPTTTASADLSLVSLGMHTVRGEADDRAGNTTSTEVTIISITSFDDTIRNIEHYETLGLLSIQPKVKQFLVVQLKAAKTLAQQYVKRPLPKLKIAVNTILLTLTKEVEILEQIGMIDPRAASHLKEAFVFLKIP
- a CDS encoding aromatic amino acid transport family protein — protein: MMRFLLSVATLVGTIVGVGMFGLPAVTAEAGWLSIAVIALIVLPLVVITHLAYAHVVVLTSSRARLPGYAGLWLGKPAKYVAFVSQALGLVGSSLAYLMVGGSFLAQFISSVLPIPFWAGVAIFFLAGAVLVWRGTKSIARAELVMVGIMLCAIVVLGIAALPSFRSANLAAIPFTGAPWRAYGVLIFSLWGMSVIPEVAEVSSRRNLGEVVAGGVILSFLASALFVLIALGVSDGAISADALSSLSMHLGKGVRLFGFGFGVLATFTSYLTLTRVTVDMLRYDFRIGTVVSFISATVIPLILLLMGFNDFITVLAITGAVSLGIEGILVMMIEEHAVRERPQQKIFHMPSFVRNTVILLLCIGISLELLATIGVLK